A single region of the Bacillus cereus genome encodes:
- a CDS encoding MbtH family protein, whose protein sequence is MTNPFENDNYTYKVLKNEEGQYSLWPVFLEVPIGWNVVHEEASRNDCLQYVENKWKDLNPKSNQVGEKILVGKR, encoded by the coding sequence ATGACGAATCCATTCGAAAATGATAATTACACATATAAAGTATTAAAAAATGAGGAGGGTCAGTATTCTCTCTGGCCTGTCTTTCTCGAAGTACCTATTGGTTGGAATGTCGTACATGAAGAGGCTAGTAGGAATGATTGTTTACAATATGTTGAAAATAAGTGGAAAGATTTGAATCCAAAAAGTAATCAAGTTGGCGAAAAAATATTAGTAGGAAAACGATAA
- a CDS encoding amino acid adenylation domain-containing protein, whose translation MPNSQKVRHSLSSAQTGMWFAQQLDPLNPIYNTGEYVEINGTINQEIFELAVRKVVTEAEALHVRFEEDEIGPWQVIEEPSKFYMHFIDVCKEEDPEEAAKVWMKNDLSMPVDLKEDKLFTEALIQVENNRFFWYQRIHHILMDGYGFSLLSQKVANEYTALIEETNKTEKPFGSLAKIVQEDNEYRKSKQFQENRTFWLEKFADVPEVISLAERAPRTSNGFLRETAYLSSSSTKALLEDTKVSITSWPEFIVAVTSIYMHKLTGANDIVLGLPMMGRLGSASIYTPSMVMNLVPLRLTVTPNITLAELLQQVSKEIRDIRRHHKYRHEELRRDLKLLGENQRLFGPLVNVMPFDYGLNFAGNRGITHNLSAGPVDDLSINVYKRFDENELMIHFDANPEVYSDTELALHKERFMNLLELVINDYHKDESIGKINITLPEENHKVLLEWNETKEAEELITLPILFEKQVQKHPNKIAVTCNGIKLTYKELNERANERAHYLVKEGIRQNQFVALVFPRSIEMVVSMIAVLKAGAAYLPIDPEYPAERINYIVNDAKPVCIITHSSVSSTLVIENDIKKIILDSEETKIALKTYSHMNIPFKNDESLLNPAYTIYTSGSTGNPKGVIVPMKGLSNFLLAMQHTFSLNENDHLLAVTTFAFDISALEIYLPLISGASITIAQKEVIQEPSVLTTLLLEERATIMQATPTLWQALVNEYPERLQGLNVLVGGEALPAHLANKLKELGCSISNLYGPTETTIWSTYMNIDESESGIPPIGKPIWNTEVYVLDAGLQPAPPGVIGELYIAGEGLANGYLGKPDLTAERFVANPYGKPGKRMYRTGDLVKWRNDGVLEYVSRADHQIKIRGFRIELAEIETVLQRHENIQQAVVMVREDRPNDKRIIAYIVAEEKETIHLSEIRSYISESLANYMVPSAFVVLEELPLTPNGKVDRKKLPAPDFNGMNNERSARNPKEEILCDLFAEVLGISRISIDDNFFEMGGHSLLASRLMVRIRETLSVELGIGKLFESPTVAELAKQLDRAKSARPAIKKVSRPNEVPLSFAQRRLWFLNCLEGPSPTYNIPLVIRMSGKLNEEALQGAFYDVVKKHETLRTIFPNVLGSSYQKILNMEDLNLEMMITKTCKDELESVLAEAVRHSFNLDVEPAVRLQLFKVSDNEHVLLILLHHIVGDGWSLQPLTRDFTAAYKARCQGDKVQLEALPVQYADYSLWQQQLLGDETTPESLISTQLDFWKEELKGLPDQMELPTDYQRPMETSYRGETIHFHIDEGMHSRLVELGRNNGVSLFMVLQAGLSALFTRLGAGTDIPIGSPIAGRNDDALSNIVGLFVNTLVLRTNTSGDPSFKELLNRVKQVNLAAYENQDVPFERLVEVLNPVRTRNSHPLFQVMLAFQNTPEATFDVPDLEASLEIQSVGSAKFDLTFEISESNGVDGTPNGLHGLLEFSTDLYKRETIQKIIERFILLLDDAAKHPDQSIGRLEILTLAERNTVLEKWNGGFQIVPEMTLPQLFEKQAHVNPNSIAVVFEDEKLTYEELNRKANKIARSLIAKGIGPDQLVALAMPRSLNMVVSLLAVLKAGAGYLPLDPDYPSDRISFMLHDAKPSCVLTNASVEIECDEALKILVDDVNVIEEIEKYSEDNIDEMERMKPLSPSHIAYVIYTSGSTGRPKGVMIPHQNVVRLLGATDHWFQFDAYDVWTMFHSYAFDFSVWEIWGPLLYGGRLVVVPHTVSRSPKEFLQLLVKEKVTVLNQTPSAFYQLMQADRENEEVGQKLSLRYVVFGGEALELSRLEDWYSRHPHNAPKLINMYGITETTVHVSYIELDESIVSLRANSLIGCSIPDLKVYVLDNYLQPVPPGVVGEMYVAGAGLARGYLGRAGLTAERFIADPFGKLGTRMYRTGDLARWRQDGTLDYIGRADHQIKIRGFRIELGEIEAVIMKHDKVEQVAVIVREDQPGDKRLVSYIVASNNETIDTNEMRQHAGGSLPDYMVPYAFVVVNELPLTPNGKLDRKALPAPEFTASSSSRGPRTPQEEMLCDLFTEVLSVPQIGIDDGFFDLGGHSLLAVQLMSRIKEALGVELNIGTLFAAPTVAGLAERLEMGNGQSALDVLLPLRASGDQLPLFCVHPAGGLSWCYAGLMKSLGTDYPIYGVQARGIAENEELPKSLEEMAADYLKHVREVQPHGPYRLLGWSLGGNVVHAMAAQLQNEGEEVELLVMLDSYPGHFLPNTEAPTEEEALIALLALGGYDPDNMDGKPLTMESAVAILRKDGSALASLEEETILNLKETYVNSVGLLGKYVPKVYNGDILFFRSTVIPDWFDPISPNTWLNYLDGGIVQHDIDCRHKDLCQPGPLTEIGQVLAKYLQEKKGVSTV comes from the coding sequence ATGCCTAATAGTCAAAAGGTTCGTCATTCGTTATCATCTGCGCAGACTGGTATGTGGTTTGCGCAACAATTAGATCCGCTTAATCCGATTTATAATACTGGGGAATATGTAGAAATAAACGGAACGATTAATCAAGAAATTTTCGAATTAGCTGTACGTAAAGTTGTAACAGAAGCAGAAGCACTTCATGTTCGTTTCGAAGAGGATGAAATTGGTCCATGGCAAGTTATTGAGGAACCGTCAAAGTTTTATATGCATTTTATTGACGTTTGTAAAGAAGAAGATCCTGAAGAAGCTGCTAAAGTATGGATGAAAAATGATTTATCTATGCCCGTGGATTTAAAAGAGGATAAATTATTTACTGAAGCACTTATTCAAGTTGAAAATAATCGTTTCTTTTGGTATCAGCGCATCCATCACATTTTGATGGATGGCTATGGATTTTCACTTCTTAGCCAAAAGGTAGCGAATGAATATACAGCACTTATAGAAGAAACAAATAAAACTGAAAAGCCATTTGGTTCTCTTGCAAAAATTGTACAAGAAGATAATGAGTATCGTAAATCTAAACAATTTCAGGAAAATCGTACTTTTTGGTTAGAAAAATTTGCAGATGTACCGGAAGTTATAAGTTTGGCAGAACGAGCGCCGAGAACATCAAATGGATTTTTACGAGAAACAGCTTATTTATCTAGTTCTAGTACGAAAGCTTTGCTAGAAGATACAAAAGTGTCGATAACAAGTTGGCCGGAATTTATTGTCGCTGTAACAAGTATTTATATGCATAAATTAACAGGTGCAAATGATATTGTTTTAGGCTTACCGATGATGGGGCGTCTCGGTTCTGCATCTATTTATACACCGAGCATGGTAATGAATTTAGTACCACTTCGTCTCACTGTAACTCCAAATATAACTCTTGCGGAATTATTACAGCAAGTTTCTAAAGAAATTCGAGATATACGTCGCCATCATAAATATCGTCATGAGGAATTAAGAAGAGACTTAAAGTTACTAGGTGAAAATCAAAGGTTATTTGGGCCGTTAGTGAATGTTATGCCTTTTGATTATGGGCTTAACTTTGCTGGAAATCGAGGTATTACACATAATTTATCAGCAGGACCTGTCGATGATTTATCGATAAATGTATATAAGCGCTTCGATGAAAATGAGTTAATGATTCATTTTGATGCGAATCCGGAAGTATATAGTGATACGGAACTAGCATTGCATAAAGAAAGATTTATGAATCTATTAGAATTAGTGATAAATGATTATCACAAAGACGAGTCGATTGGAAAAATAAATATTACCCTTCCTGAAGAAAATCATAAAGTTTTATTGGAATGGAATGAAACGAAGGAAGCTGAAGAGCTAATCACTTTACCTATATTATTTGAAAAACAAGTACAAAAACATCCAAATAAAATAGCAGTTACTTGTAACGGGATAAAACTTACGTATAAAGAACTAAATGAACGAGCGAATGAACGAGCGCACTATTTAGTAAAAGAAGGAATACGACAAAATCAGTTTGTAGCTTTAGTATTTCCAAGATCAATAGAAATGGTAGTTAGTATGATAGCAGTTTTAAAGGCTGGTGCAGCGTATTTACCGATAGATCCAGAATACCCAGCCGAGCGAATTAATTATATAGTAAATGATGCAAAACCAGTTTGTATCATAACACATTCATCTGTTTCATCTACTTTAGTTATAGAAAATGATATTAAAAAAATCATATTAGATAGCGAAGAAACGAAAATAGCGTTAAAAACATATTCTCATATGAATATACCATTTAAAAATGATGAATCACTTTTAAACCCAGCGTATACAATTTACACTTCAGGATCAACAGGAAATCCAAAAGGTGTAATTGTTCCTATGAAAGGTTTAAGTAACTTTTTATTAGCTATGCAGCATACGTTTTCATTAAATGAAAACGATCATTTATTAGCAGTTACGACGTTTGCGTTTGATATTTCTGCTCTAGAAATTTATTTACCGCTTATTAGTGGTGCAAGTATAACAATTGCACAAAAAGAAGTAATCCAAGAGCCTTCTGTGTTAACGACACTTTTACTAGAAGAAAGAGCGACAATTATGCAAGCTACACCGACGCTCTGGCAGGCGTTAGTAAATGAATATCCAGAGAGGCTACAAGGGCTAAACGTACTCGTTGGTGGTGAAGCTCTTCCAGCACATTTAGCAAATAAATTAAAAGAATTAGGTTGCTCTATAAGTAACTTATATGGACCAACTGAAACGACAATTTGGTCTACTTACATGAACATTGATGAAAGTGAAAGTGGTATACCTCCTATTGGAAAGCCAATTTGGAATACAGAAGTGTATGTTTTGGATGCAGGGTTACAACCAGCTCCACCTGGAGTTATCGGTGAATTATATATTGCAGGAGAAGGACTTGCGAACGGATATTTAGGAAAACCTGATTTAACGGCTGAACGGTTTGTTGCAAATCCTTATGGAAAACCAGGGAAGCGTATGTACCGCACAGGTGATCTTGTGAAATGGCGTAACGATGGTGTGTTAGAGTACGTGAGCCGAGCAGATCATCAAATTAAAATTCGCGGTTTCCGAATTGAATTAGCTGAAATTGAAACGGTATTACAACGACATGAAAATATTCAACAAGCGGTAGTAATGGTACGAGAAGATCGCCCAAATGATAAACGAATCATTGCGTATATCGTTGCCGAAGAGAAGGAAACGATTCATCTTTCAGAAATCCGTTCTTATATTTCAGAAAGTTTAGCGAATTATATGGTACCATCAGCATTTGTTGTACTAGAAGAATTACCATTAACACCAAATGGTAAGGTTGATAGAAAGAAATTACCTGCTCCTGATTTTAATGGAATGAACAATGAGAGAAGTGCTAGAAATCCGAAAGAAGAAATACTATGTGATTTATTTGCAGAAGTACTTGGTATTTCGCGAATTAGTATTGATGATAATTTCTTTGAAATGGGTGGTCATTCGCTTCTTGCATCTCGTTTAATGGTAAGAATTCGTGAAACGTTAAGTGTGGAATTAGGAATCGGAAAACTATTTGAATCGCCAACTGTTGCTGAATTAGCGAAACAGTTGGATCGTGCAAAAAGCGCAAGACCAGCTATTAAGAAAGTAAGTAGACCAAATGAAGTTCCGCTTTCATTCGCACAGCGCAGGTTATGGTTCTTAAATTGTTTAGAAGGTCCAAGTCCTACTTATAACATTCCGTTAGTCATTCGTATGTCTGGAAAATTGAACGAGGAAGCACTGCAAGGTGCCTTTTATGATGTAGTGAAGAAACATGAAACACTTAGAACAATTTTCCCTAACGTATTAGGTAGTTCCTATCAGAAAATTTTAAATATGGAAGACTTAAATCTAGAGATGATGATAACAAAAACATGTAAAGATGAATTAGAAAGTGTGCTTGCAGAGGCGGTAAGACATAGCTTTAATCTTGATGTTGAGCCAGCAGTTCGTTTACAACTTTTTAAAGTGAGTGACAACGAACATGTTTTACTAATTCTTTTACATCATATTGTAGGAGATGGATGGTCATTACAACCGTTAACGAGAGACTTTACAGCGGCTTATAAAGCAAGATGTCAAGGTGACAAAGTTCAACTGGAGGCACTTCCAGTGCAATACGCAGATTATTCACTTTGGCAACAGCAATTACTAGGTGACGAAACGACACCAGAAAGTCTTATTTCAACACAATTAGATTTTTGGAAAGAGGAACTAAAAGGTTTACCAGATCAAATGGAGTTGCCTACAGATTATCAACGTCCAATGGAAACGAGTTATCGCGGGGAAACAATTCATTTTCATATAGATGAAGGTATGCATAGTAGGTTAGTAGAGCTTGGTCGTAATAATGGGGTTAGTTTGTTTATGGTGTTGCAAGCAGGACTAAGCGCGCTATTTACAAGACTAGGTGCTGGGACTGATATACCAATTGGAAGTCCGATTGCCGGAAGAAATGACGATGCGCTATCAAATATAGTTGGTTTATTTGTGAATACATTAGTGTTACGTACAAATACATCAGGAGATCCAAGTTTTAAAGAATTATTAAATAGAGTAAAGCAGGTAAATCTGGCAGCTTATGAAAATCAAGATGTTCCATTTGAACGACTCGTTGAAGTGTTAAACCCAGTACGTACCCGAAATAGTCATCCGCTGTTTCAAGTTATGTTAGCTTTCCAAAATACGCCTGAAGCGACGTTTGATGTCCCAGATTTAGAAGCGAGCCTTGAAATTCAAAGTGTTGGTTCTGCAAAATTTGATTTAACATTTGAAATTAGCGAGAGTAATGGAGTTGATGGTACTCCAAATGGCTTACACGGATTGTTAGAGTTTAGTACCGATTTATATAAACGTGAAACGATTCAAAAAATAATAGAACGATTCATTCTATTATTAGATGATGCAGCGAAACATCCGGATCAATCAATTGGTAGATTAGAAATATTAACTTTAGCAGAGCGAAATACAGTTTTAGAAAAGTGGAATGGTGGTTTTCAAATTGTGCCCGAGATGACATTGCCACAATTATTTGAAAAGCAGGCTCATGTAAATCCAAATTCTATTGCTGTCGTCTTTGAAGATGAAAAGCTAACGTATGAAGAGTTAAATAGAAAAGCGAATAAAATAGCTCGTTCGTTAATAGCAAAAGGAATCGGTCCGGATCAACTCGTTGCTTTAGCGATGCCGAGATCTTTAAATATGGTTGTAAGCTTACTTGCTGTTCTTAAAGCAGGTGCCGGATATCTTCCGTTAGATCCGGATTATCCGTCAGATCGTATTTCATTTATGCTACACGATGCGAAACCATCATGTGTGTTAACAAATGCAAGTGTAGAAATTGAATGTGATGAGGCACTAAAGATTTTAGTTGATGATGTGAACGTAATAGAAGAAATTGAGAAATATAGTGAAGACAATATTGATGAAATGGAGCGCATGAAGCCGTTATCTCCTTCACATATTGCTTACGTTATTTATACGTCAGGCTCAACAGGTAGACCGAAAGGGGTTATGATACCTCATCAAAATGTAGTAAGACTTTTAGGAGCAACCGATCATTGGTTCCAATTTGACGCATACGATGTGTGGACGATGTTCCATTCATATGCTTTTGATTTCTCGGTTTGGGAAATTTGGGGACCTTTATTATATGGAGGGCGTTTAGTTGTAGTACCACATACTGTAAGTCGCTCGCCGAAAGAATTTTTACAGCTTCTTGTTAAGGAAAAGGTTACTGTTTTAAACCAAACTCCATCAGCGTTCTATCAATTGATGCAAGCAGATCGTGAAAATGAAGAGGTTGGTCAAAAATTATCTTTACGATATGTTGTTTTTGGTGGAGAAGCACTTGAACTAAGTCGATTAGAAGATTGGTATAGTCGTCATCCTCATAACGCACCGAAACTTATTAATATGTACGGTATAACGGAGACGACGGTACATGTTAGTTATATTGAGTTAGATGAGAGTATCGTTTCTTTACGAGCAAATAGTTTAATCGGGTGCAGTATACCAGATCTTAAAGTATACGTATTAGATAACTATTTACAACCAGTGCCACCAGGAGTAGTTGGAGAAATGTATGTTGCAGGTGCAGGACTCGCTCGTGGATATTTAGGAAGAGCAGGATTAACGGCTGAACGTTTTATCGCAGATCCATTTGGTAAGCTAGGTACAAGAATGTATCGTACCGGAGATTTAGCGCGCTGGCGTCAAGATGGGACGCTAGATTATATAGGGCGTGCAGATCATCAAATTAAAATTCGTGGATTCCGAATTGAATTAGGAGAAATAGAAGCGGTAATAATGAAACACGATAAAGTTGAACAAGTAGCCGTTATTGTACGGGAAGATCAACCAGGGGATAAACGATTAGTTTCTTATATCGTCGCATCAAATAATGAAACGATCGATACGAATGAAATGCGCCAGCATGCTGGAGGTAGTTTGCCAGATTATATGGTTCCATACGCTTTTGTAGTAGTAAATGAGTTGCCTTTAACACCAAACGGTAAATTAGATAGAAAGGCATTGCCAGCTCCAGAATTTACTGCATCATCTTCTAGTCGCGGACCGAGAACACCGCAAGAAGAAATGCTATGTGACTTGTTTACAGAAGTTTTAAGTGTGCCTCAAATTGGAATTGATGACGGATTCTTTGATCTGGGTGGTCATTCACTTCTTGCAGTGCAGCTTATGAGTCGCATAAAAGAGGCACTTGGAGTGGAACTAAATATCGGAACTTTATTTGCAGCACCTACTGTTGCAGGGCTTGCTGAAAGACTTGAAATGGGGAATGGTCAAAGTGCACTTGATGTGTTACTTCCATTACGAGCAAGCGGAGATCAATTACCACTATTTTGTGTACATCCAGCAGGTGGATTAAGTTGGTGCTATGCAGGACTTATGAAATCTTTAGGAACAGATTATCCAATCTATGGTGTACAAGCACGTGGTATCGCTGAAAATGAGGAGCTTCCAAAAAGCTTAGAGGAGATGGCGGCGGATTATTTGAAACACGTTCGTGAAGTACAGCCTCACGGACCATATCGTTTACTAGGGTGGTCGCTTGGAGGAAATGTTGTTCATGCAATGGCGGCGCAACTACAAAATGAAGGAGAAGAAGTAGAATTACTCGTTATGCTGGATTCTTATCCTGGTCACTTCTTACCGAATACGGAAGCACCTACTGAAGAAGAAGCATTAATCGCATTACTTGCTTTAGGTGGATATGATCCAGATAATATGGATGGTAAACCACTTACTATGGAAAGCGCTGTTGCAATACTTCGCAAAGATGGAAGTGCATTAGCAAGTCTTGAAGAAGAGACAATTTTGAATTTGAAAGAAACATATGTGAATTCAGTAGGATTGTTAGGGAAATATGTACCGAAAGTTTATAACGGAGATATTTTATTCTTTAGATCTACTGTTATACCAGACTGGTTTGATCCAATTTCTCCAAATACGTGGCTAAATTATTTAGACGGAGGAATTGTGCAGCACGATATTGATTGTAGACATAAAGATTTATGTCAGCCAGGTCCGCTTACAGAAATCGGACAAGTACTGGCGAAATATTTGCAGGAAAAGAAAGGGGTAAGTACAGTATGA
- a CDS encoding isochorismatase family protein: protein MAIPSISVYKMPIESELPKNKVNWTPDPKRAVLLIHDMQEYFLDAYSDKESPKVELISNIKVIRERCKELGIPVVYTAQPGGQTLEQRGLLQDFWGDGIPAGPDKKKIVDELTPDEDDIFLTKWRYSAFKKTNLLEILNEQGRDQLIICGIYAHIGCLLTACEAFMDGIEPFFVADAVADFSLEHHKQALEYASNRCAVTTSTNLLLKDLQSLKGAESEGITLQEVHELVAQLLREPVESIEVDEDLLNRGLDSVRIMSLVEKWRREGKEITFADLAESPTIVDWYRLLSSQTEHVL from the coding sequence ATGGCTATCCCATCTATTTCAGTATATAAAATGCCAATTGAATCAGAACTACCAAAAAATAAAGTGAATTGGACGCCAGATCCGAAACGTGCGGTTCTTCTAATCCATGACATGCAAGAATACTTTCTTGATGCATATAGCGATAAAGAATCGCCAAAAGTAGAACTAATTTCAAATATTAAGGTGATAAGAGAAAGATGTAAGGAACTTGGCATACCAGTTGTTTATACAGCACAACCTGGTGGACAAACGTTAGAACAACGTGGGTTATTACAAGACTTTTGGGGTGACGGTATTCCTGCTGGACCAGACAAAAAGAAAATTGTCGATGAACTTACTCCTGATGAAGATGATATATTCCTGACAAAATGGAGATATAGTGCATTTAAAAAGACAAATCTATTAGAAATTTTAAATGAACAGGGAAGAGATCAACTTATTATTTGCGGTATTTATGCGCATATCGGCTGCCTTTTAACAGCTTGTGAAGCATTTATGGATGGTATAGAGCCATTTTTTGTAGCAGATGCAGTTGCTGATTTTTCATTAGAGCATCATAAACAAGCGTTGGAGTATGCATCTAATAGATGTGCAGTAACGACATCAACAAACTTACTGTTAAAAGATTTACAAAGTTTAAAGGGTGCTGAGAGTGAAGGCATCACTTTACAGGAAGTGCATGAACTAGTTGCACAACTACTCCGTGAGCCAGTAGAGAGCATTGAAGTTGATGAAGATTTATTAAATAGAGGACTTGATTCGGTCAGAATTATGAGTTTAGTAGAGAAGTGGCGTCGAGAAGGAAAAGAAATCACTTTTGCGGATTTAGCAGAGAGTCCAACTATTGTTGATTGGTACCGCTTATTATCTTCGCAAACAGAACATGTACTTTAA
- the dhbC gene encoding isochorismate synthase DhbC, with product MNELTAVKELSEKLLEDYKTESSFFFASPTRTILTEGEFTTVKHSEIESFPELVKAVLSNAKQAGNPNPIVVGALPFDRRKEVQLIVPEYGRITERLHLETTNEIKRNEKLTFEMTPVPDPEVYMNGVKQGIEKIQDGDFKKIVLSRSLDVKSSEKIDKQKLLRELAEHNKHGYTFAVNLPKDENEKSKTLIGASPELLVSRNGMQVISNPLAGSRPRSDDPVEDKRRAEELLSSPKDLHEHAVVVEAVAAALRPYCHTLHVPEKPSVIHSEAMWHLSTEVKGELKNPNTTSLELAIALHPTPAVCGTPMEEAREAIQKIEPFDREFFTGMLGWSDLNGDGEWIVTIRCAEVQENTLRLFAGAGVVAESKPEDELAETSAKFQTMLKALGLRDNSLNEK from the coding sequence ATGAATGAACTTACAGCCGTAAAGGAACTGTCAGAAAAATTATTAGAAGATTATAAGACTGAATCTTCGTTCTTTTTCGCTTCGCCAACTCGAACGATATTGACAGAAGGAGAGTTTACTACAGTAAAACATAGTGAAATCGAAAGCTTTCCAGAGCTTGTAAAGGCGGTATTAAGTAATGCAAAACAAGCAGGAAATCCGAATCCTATCGTTGTTGGTGCTTTGCCATTTGATCGTAGAAAAGAAGTTCAACTTATTGTACCGGAATATGGCAGAATTACTGAGCGTTTACATTTGGAGACAACAAATGAGATAAAACGAAATGAGAAACTGACATTTGAAATGACACCGGTTCCAGATCCTGAAGTTTATATGAATGGTGTGAAGCAAGGGATAGAAAAAATTCAGGACGGAGATTTTAAAAAAATCGTTCTATCTAGATCGTTAGATGTTAAATCTTCAGAGAAGATTGATAAACAAAAACTACTTCGCGAATTAGCAGAACATAATAAGCATGGCTACACATTTGCTGTTAATTTACCGAAAGATGAAAACGAGAAAAGTAAGACGTTAATTGGAGCAAGTCCTGAATTACTCGTTTCACGTAATGGTATGCAAGTTATTTCTAATCCGTTAGCTGGTTCAAGACCACGTAGTGATGATCCAGTAGAAGATAAAAGAAGAGCAGAGGAATTACTTTCTTCTCCGAAAGATTTACATGAACATGCGGTAGTAGTGGAAGCAGTTGCTGCAGCGCTTCGTCCGTACTGTCATACATTACATGTTCCTGAAAAACCATCTGTCATTCATAGCGAAGCGATGTGGCATTTGTCTACTGAAGTGAAAGGTGAACTAAAGAATCCAAATACTACTTCTTTGGAATTAGCAATTGCTCTTCATCCTACGCCAGCAGTTTGCGGAACGCCGATGGAAGAAGCGAGAGAGGCTATTCAAAAAATTGAGCCATTTGACCGTGAATTCTTTACAGGAATGCTAGGATGGAGCGATTTAAATGGAGATGGTGAATGGATTGTTACAATTCGCTGTGCTGAAGTGCAAGAAAATACACTTCGTTTATTTGCAGGAGCGGGAGTTGTTGCTGAATCAAAGCCAGAAGATGAGTTAGCAGAAACATCAGCTAAGTTCCAAACAATGCTGAAGGCTTTAGGACTAAGAGATAATTCGCTGAATGAAAAATAG
- a CDS encoding (2,3-dihydroxybenzoyl)adenylate synthase produces the protein MLTGYTEWPEEFANRYREEGCWLGETFGSLLRERAEKYGDQIAVISGNTHITYSELDKKVDRLAAGLLNLGLKQEDRVVIQLPNIIEFFEICFALFRIGALPVFALPSHRSSEISYFCEFGEASAYVISDKALGFDYRKLAREVKEKVPNLQHVIVVGEEEEFVNISDLYIDFVPLPEVKPSDVAFLQLSGGTTGLSKLIPRTHDDYIYSLRVSAEICNLNTESVYMSVLPVAHNYPMSSPGTLGTFYAGGKVVLATGGSPDEAFALIEKEKVTITALVPPLAIIWLDAASSRNNDLSSLQVIQVGGAKFSAEVAKRIHPTFGCTLQQVFGMAEGLVNYTRLNDPEEIIIHTQGRPMSTFDEVRVVDENDNDVKPGEVGSLLTRGPYTIRGYYKAEEHNARSFTKDGFYRTGDLVKVNEQGYIIVEGRDKDQINRGGEKVAAEEVENHLLAHDAVHDVAIVSMPDDYLGERTCAFVIARGQAPTVSELKTFLRERGIAAYKIPDRIEFIESFPQTGVGKVSKKELRKTIAEKLITVKR, from the coding sequence ATGTTAACAGGTTATACGGAATGGCCAGAAGAATTTGCAAATCGTTATCGAGAAGAAGGATGTTGGCTTGGAGAAACATTTGGTTCGTTGTTAAGAGAGCGTGCTGAAAAATATGGAGATCAAATTGCGGTTATAAGTGGTAATACGCATATAACATATAGTGAGCTTGATAAAAAAGTAGATCGCTTAGCTGCAGGCTTACTGAATTTAGGATTAAAGCAAGAGGATCGAGTTGTAATCCAATTACCTAACATTATCGAGTTTTTCGAAATATGCTTTGCGCTATTTCGCATTGGAGCACTTCCTGTTTTTGCACTACCTTCACATCGAAGCAGTGAAATTAGTTATTTTTGTGAGTTTGGTGAGGCGAGTGCTTACGTTATTTCAGATAAGGCTCTCGGCTTTGATTATCGAAAACTAGCAAGAGAAGTAAAAGAAAAAGTGCCCAATTTACAACATGTAATTGTAGTGGGAGAAGAAGAAGAGTTTGTGAACATAAGTGATCTATATATAGATTTCGTTCCATTACCAGAAGTAAAGCCAAGTGATGTTGCGTTTCTCCAATTATCGGGAGGGACAACAGGACTTTCTAAATTAATTCCTAGAACGCATGATGACTATATTTATAGTTTACGTGTTAGTGCTGAAATTTGTAATTTAAATACAGAGAGCGTCTATATGTCAGTTCTTCCAGTAGCACACAATTACCCGATGAGTTCTCCAGGGACACTTGGAACGTTCTATGCGGGTGGAAAAGTAGTGTTGGCAACTGGAGGGAGTCCAGATGAGGCGTTTGCTCTTATAGAAAAAGAAAAAGTTACGATTACTGCTCTCGTTCCACCGTTAGCAATAATATGGCTTGATGCGGCATCTTCTCGCAATAACGATTTATCGAGCCTGCAAGTGATTCAAGTAGGTGGTGCTAAGTTTAGTGCTGAAGTTGCAAAGCGTATACACCCTACATTTGGATGTACGTTACAGCAAGTATTTGGTATGGCAGAAGGGTTAGTAAATTACACAAGATTAAATGATCCTGAAGAAATCATTATTCATACACAAGGTAGACCGATGTCTACATTCGATGAAGTAAGGGTTGTTGATGAAAATGATAATGATGTTAAGCCTGGTGAAGTAGGTAGTTTATTAACACGAGGTCCATATACAATTCGTGGTTATTATAAAGCAGAAGAGCATAATGCACGATCATTTACAAAGGATGGATTTTATCGCACAGGTGATCTTGTAAAAGTAAATGAACAAGGTTACATCATTGTAGAAGGAAGAGATAAAGATCAAATTAACCGTGGTGGTGAGAAGGTTGCTGCGGAAGAGGTTGAAAATCATCTATTAGCACATGATGCAGTACATGATGTAGCAATTGTATCTATGCCTGACGATTATTTAGGAGAACGTACTTGCGCTTTTGTTATAGCTCGCGGACAAGCTCCAACTGTAAGTGAATTAAAAACGTTTTTAAGAGAACGTGGTATAGCGGCTTATAAGATTCCAGATCGAATTGAATTTATTGAATCATTCCCGCAAACAGGTGTTGGAAAAGTAAGCAAAAAAGAATTACGTAAAACCATTGCTGAAAAACTTATTACAGTAAAACGATAA